The genomic window CGAAACGCCATAATGAAACTCTACGCCTGCCATAGCATTTAAGAACGTCGTTTTATTTTCACCATAATCTCCCAATGGCTTTATTATTGAAATACCCGGCCCTGCATGTAAAAACGTTCCAAAGTTATTATATAGGCCTAGCAAGTTTGAAGCATTATAAACCAGTTGCGCATTTATACGCGTATAGTTTGTTTTAAATTCTGGTGTGTTCTTAGCATTTGAAAACCGATTATAACCTAAATCTAATTTCGCTCCAACTAAAGAGTTAAACATATACTGCAAACCTAAATTAATGGTTGGAAAATTAACAGAATTAGCTTCGAAATTACTAACAAAACCATTACTAGACGGACTATTAACCCCCAAAGCAAATTGTGCTTTAAACGTACTCGTATCGCTTTGAGAAAAGCATAAAGTTGCAAAACAAATTAAAGATATTGCAATTAGTTTATGTTTATTAAATTTTAAAATAGGAACCATGTTATAATATTAATTTAATTTGCACTTTATTTATCGTGATAAGGTATTAAACAACCAACGAGGTTACTTAAAACTTATTGGATAACTATTTCAATAAAATGTTACCACA from Algibacter sp. L1A34 includes these protein-coding regions:
- a CDS encoding outer membrane beta-barrel protein encodes the protein MVPILKFNKHKLIAISLICFATLCFSQSDTSTFKAQFALGVNSPSSNGFVSNFEANSVNFPTINLGLQYMFNSLVGAKLDLGYNRFSNAKNTPEFKTNYTRINAQLVYNASNLLGLYNNFGTFLHAGPGISIIKPLGDYGENKTTFLNAMAGVEFHYGVSDKLSLYLDTSYILGFGKDFNPINEGFGSFNGNLLTITVGASISLSGCKYCGQ